A single genomic interval of Nitratidesulfovibrio sp. SRB-5 harbors:
- a CDS encoding sigma 54-interacting transcriptional regulator produces the protein MPCTLQSLKLKALYAISQVFDRALDLEQALGEVLRVLSETLSMKRATITLPDRETGQLVIAASHGLTPEERGRGVYRLDEGVTGTIFQTARPYIVRDVRTDPLFLDRTGARKVEKGKISFLGVPILKQGAPIGVLNVDRLFSDDVSTSEDVEFLGIVATLVAQFLSLNEQLNERVDTLRRENVKLRTRVLDERGDYIVGRSAAMLDVQRQIERVAPTRATVLLLGESGVGKTLIARLLHNLSDRMVHPFVKVNCASIPETLLEAELFGHEKGAFTGAAAVRAGRFEEAHRGTIFLDEIGELPPGIQAKLLRVIQDREFERLGSNQTHRVDVRIVAATNRDLALLSEQGRFRQDLYYRLCVFPIRVPSLRERPDDVERLLNHFLAKAARDYRRVITLAPDALGLLRRHEWPGNVREMENLIERLAILSESGQIDRRFLEPLLEHSATENAQPDWPYPAHPPHPAQQAHSAHSPLHAPLPGGMSGNMAGGMAGNTAPGHGAPHGATAARDAHAGHGGAGFQGDADLHGDAHPTTLRDIERNEIISALRRNGWVQHRAAAALGITPRQMGYRIRKMGLSGLVAGERARRGD, from the coding sequence ATGCCGTGCACGTTGCAAAGCCTGAAACTCAAGGCCCTCTACGCCATCAGTCAGGTCTTCGACCGGGCCCTGGACCTGGAACAGGCCCTCGGAGAGGTTCTGCGCGTGCTTTCGGAAACCCTTTCCATGAAGCGCGCCACCATCACCCTGCCCGACCGCGAGACCGGGCAGTTGGTCATCGCCGCCTCGCACGGGCTTACCCCCGAGGAACGCGGACGGGGCGTGTACCGGCTGGACGAGGGGGTGACCGGCACCATCTTCCAGACCGCCCGCCCCTACATCGTGCGCGACGTGCGCACCGACCCGCTGTTTCTCGACCGCACCGGCGCGCGCAAGGTGGAAAAAGGCAAGATATCCTTCCTCGGCGTCCCCATCCTGAAGCAGGGCGCTCCCATCGGCGTGCTGAACGTGGACCGTCTGTTCAGCGACGACGTGTCCACCTCGGAAGACGTGGAATTCCTGGGCATCGTGGCCACCCTGGTGGCCCAGTTCCTGAGCCTGAACGAACAGCTCAACGAGCGGGTGGACACCCTGCGCCGCGAAAACGTCAAGCTGCGCACCCGCGTGCTGGACGAACGGGGCGACTACATCGTGGGGCGCAGCGCGGCCATGCTGGACGTGCAGCGCCAGATAGAGCGGGTGGCCCCCACCAGGGCCACGGTGCTGCTGCTGGGCGAATCGGGCGTGGGCAAGACGCTCATCGCGCGGCTGTTGCACAACCTTTCCGACCGCATGGTCCACCCCTTCGTGAAGGTGAACTGCGCCTCCATCCCGGAAACGCTGCTGGAGGCGGAACTGTTCGGCCACGAGAAGGGCGCGTTCACGGGCGCCGCCGCTGTGCGGGCGGGCCGCTTCGAGGAAGCCCACCGGGGCACCATCTTTCTGGACGAAATAGGCGAACTGCCGCCCGGCATCCAGGCCAAGCTGCTGCGGGTCATCCAGGACCGCGAGTTCGAGCGTCTGGGCAGCAACCAGACCCACCGCGTGGACGTGCGCATCGTGGCCGCCACCAACCGCGATCTGGCCCTGCTTTCCGAACAGGGGCGCTTTCGTCAGGACCTGTACTACCGGCTGTGCGTGTTCCCCATCCGGGTGCCCTCGCTGCGCGAACGGCCCGATGACGTGGAGCGCCTGCTCAACCACTTTCTGGCCAAGGCCGCCCGCGACTACCGCCGGGTGATAACCCTGGCCCCGGACGCGCTGGGCCTGCTGCGCCGCCACGAATGGCCCGGCAACGTGCGCGAGATGGAAAACCTCATCGAGCGCCTGGCCATCCTGTCCGAATCGGGCCAGATCGACCGGCGCTTCCTGGAGCCGCTGCTGGAACATTCCGCCACGGAAAACGCCCAGCCCGACTGGCCCTATCCGGCGCATCCGCCACATCCGGCACAGCAGGCGCATTCGGCGCATTCGCCCCTCCATGCGCCCCTGCCCGGCGGCATGTCCGGCAACATGGCGGGCGGCATGGCGGGCAACACCGCCCCCGGCCACGGCGCGCCGCACGGGGCCACGGCGGCGCGCGATGCGCATGCGGGCCACGGCGGCGCGGGCTTTCAGGGCGATGCGGACCTCCACGGTGATGCGCACCCCACCACCCTGCGCGACATCGAACGCAACGAAATCATCTCCGCCCTGCGCCGCAACGGCTGGGTGCAGCACCGCGCCGCCGCCGCGCTGGGCATCACCCCGCGCCAGATGGGCTACCGCATCCGCAAGATGGGGCTTTCCGGCCTGGTGGCCGGGGAACGCGCCCGCCGGGGCGACTGA
- the flgK gene encoding flagellar hook-associated protein FlgK, producing the protein MAGVTSLLNMGQLSLLANQTAIQTTGNNIANVNTVGYSRQAVRFEEYPALDGFPGQIGTGAYAAEVYRYFNGFVEKSYLDKASQQSRWDSQYEMLQSVESLFNESTTPGINAAMSQFFADWQALSQRPDDKASRDALLSHSDNLVKLLQNSESNLRIMQQQMDQYLKQEVNEANSLIKQIAELNRQIEMHDDPGKNNANTLIDNRNLLVRQLSQKLDVDVVDNGSGKFTVVTKAGHTLVDGVNAFSLDYQGPQSQQSLVPGSNFDGEIHFEGSDEYEYTLDVVQSGAVTSGAGAAMYRVSLDGGKTWLKDETGNDRLFAARPEDQKVKVQGLDIYFSGSTQNLEAGDRFTVTPKSGVYWVTPTTSPLNISPQTMADGTDNSRRITGGTIGGFMIFRDTQVGRYVDRVNALSESLIWEVNRLHSQGAGLDHMSVMSGTYGVADPSIALGSDSSGLAWLNRLEAGNFSMYVYDANSGAYLSNASGPLDFDTATPGIQNFDPTVHSLNDVRDALNNTFGTYINADIVDNKLVVRSNSGYKFGVGADSAGLLAGLGLNTYFQGSDASTISVRPDVRSDTNFINAGKVNGGNEANAGDNDTATAIAGLATKEVTISTTFERASSQTLSEYYSAIVATVGADTASTKFNAAYTATLAKDLDERQSASSGVNLDEEMASLVKFQHAYKAAAKLVTTADQMMQTLLGLKQ; encoded by the coding sequence AGGCGGTGCGCTTCGAGGAGTATCCCGCCCTCGACGGCTTTCCGGGTCAGATCGGCACTGGTGCGTACGCGGCAGAGGTGTACCGCTATTTCAACGGCTTCGTGGAAAAGTCGTACCTGGACAAGGCCTCGCAACAGTCGCGCTGGGATTCGCAGTACGAGATGCTGCAAAGCGTGGAAAGCCTGTTCAACGAATCGACCACCCCCGGCATCAACGCCGCCATGTCGCAGTTCTTCGCCGACTGGCAGGCCCTTTCGCAGCGGCCCGACGACAAGGCCAGCCGCGACGCGCTGCTTTCGCATTCCGACAACCTCGTCAAGCTGCTCCAGAACTCCGAATCCAACCTGCGCATCATGCAGCAGCAGATGGACCAGTACCTGAAGCAGGAAGTGAACGAGGCCAACAGCCTGATCAAGCAGATCGCCGAGTTGAACCGGCAGATCGAAATGCACGACGATCCGGGCAAGAACAACGCCAACACGCTCATCGACAACCGCAACCTGCTGGTGCGCCAACTGTCGCAGAAGCTCGACGTCGACGTGGTGGACAACGGCAGCGGCAAGTTCACGGTGGTCACCAAGGCCGGTCACACCCTGGTGGACGGGGTGAACGCCTTCTCGCTGGACTACCAGGGGCCGCAGTCGCAGCAGTCGCTGGTGCCCGGTTCGAATTTCGACGGCGAGATCCACTTCGAAGGGTCGGACGAGTACGAATACACCCTCGACGTGGTGCAGTCCGGTGCGGTGACCAGCGGCGCGGGCGCGGCCATGTACCGGGTCTCGCTGGACGGCGGCAAGACCTGGCTGAAGGACGAGACCGGCAACGACCGGTTGTTTGCCGCCCGCCCTGAAGACCAGAAGGTCAAGGTGCAGGGGCTGGACATCTATTTCAGCGGGTCCACCCAGAACCTGGAGGCGGGCGACCGCTTTACCGTCACGCCCAAGAGCGGCGTGTACTGGGTTACGCCCACCACTTCGCCCCTGAACATTTCGCCCCAGACCATGGCCGACGGCACCGACAATTCCCGGCGCATCACCGGCGGCACCATCGGCGGGTTCATGATCTTTCGCGACACCCAGGTGGGCCGCTACGTGGACCGCGTGAACGCCCTGTCGGAATCGCTGATCTGGGAAGTGAACCGCCTGCACAGCCAGGGCGCGGGGCTCGACCACATGTCGGTCATGAGCGGCACCTACGGCGTGGCCGATCCGTCCATCGCCCTTGGGTCCGACAGTTCAGGCCTGGCCTGGCTGAACCGGCTGGAGGCGGGCAACTTCAGCATGTACGTGTACGACGCCAACAGCGGCGCCTACCTTTCCAACGCCTCCGGCCCGCTGGACTTCGACACGGCCACGCCGGGCATCCAGAACTTCGACCCCACGGTGCATTCGCTGAACGACGTGCGCGACGCGCTGAACAACACCTTCGGCACCTATATCAACGCCGACATCGTGGACAACAAGCTCGTGGTGCGCAGCAACAGCGGCTACAAGTTCGGCGTGGGGGCCGATTCCGCGGGGCTGCTGGCGGGCCTTGGGCTGAACACCTATTTCCAGGGTTCGGATGCCTCCACCATCTCCGTGCGGCCCGACGTGCGCAGCGACACCAATTTCATCAACGCGGGCAAGGTCAACGGCGGCAACGAGGCCAACGCGGGCGACAACGACACCGCCACGGCCATCGCCGGGCTGGCCACCAAGGAGGTGACCATCTCCACCACCTTCGAACGGGCCAGCTCGCAGACCCTGTCGGAATACTACAGCGCCATCGTGGCCACCGTGGGCGCGGATACCGCCTCCACCAAGTTCAACGCGGCCTATACGGCAACCCTGGCCAAGGACCTGGACGAGCGCCAGAGCGCATCGTCCGGGGTGAACCTGGACGAAGAGATGGCCAGTCTCGTCAAGTTCCAGCACGCCTACAAGGCGGCGGCCAAGCTGGTGACCACGGCGGACCAGATGATGCAGACGCTGCTGGGCCTCAAGCAGTAG
- a CDS encoding mechanosensitive ion channel domain-containing protein, which translates to MLHAPIRLPLRSPRRLTMLLALLGLAALAGLAPAWSGLPAPRAALAAQAPSQAADAALPGDTQQDAPDGQQAMDIIWQTRGQELSALVEETDRLRKALPDMVKALDGQVSAMQRDYQRLFALYQLSRNHPSEMAAIRRQMAGVQRTLQGRLAPMEATDAAVRQRLDDFTALDKELSEHLATERSSDLSKDLSEYLAKLNEGRKNLTTLRTRLARALDPGHAVSAKLTQALEQIDAQLPTLWRTYYLVASSSLMDLGVWLSLPANLAAWSDTTEIRLATEFPQSTRDWGALLLRFAFLAVPLFLLGRLALQRGCRLPGGWADSCRNVAARSWPWIAVGIALHFASWTRGGEVYRAVVVPAHLLLLWGELTLVWSLRAAGLAGVPQRSPLSLLFAPAAIGVLLLFLNPPAVLLAPLWALCMVAVLAVRARRGRPRVLPLLEKVLLACEPALCIISLLAAVFGWARLAIPFFLVGLAVAVALQLGAVLVALVTLLAERLPEKGMRALLRGLVLGLGAPAMWVVAAATLLPWLSAFPGGPYMMRQALELNVNVGSVSFNSLRVLGLVLLFYLTRSAIAVGTSFLDNLPARLPRVERGVIPPLQTGLTYALWALFGLVVLNALGVSLTSLTVIAGGLSVGLGFGLQTIFNNFFSGLILIFGRSLLEGDIIQIGETWGTVRKISIRSTTVETFDNAVIFVPNSEFVSNRLTNWTRNSMRMRRDIAIGVAYGSDIDKVTDLLKQAAADHPRVMQDPAPNVLFQDFGPSSLDFVLRVWVDDLNHGASTASDLRRTIDRLFRENAIEISFPQMDVHVRAIEGLPSLAAAPAPAEPGTSTRNDVA; encoded by the coding sequence ATGCTTCATGCCCCCATACGCCTTCCGCTTCGCTCTCCCCGCCGCCTGACCATGCTGCTGGCCCTGCTGGGCCTGGCCGCGCTTGCCGGGCTGGCCCCCGCGTGGTCCGGCCTGCCCGCCCCGCGCGCCGCGCTGGCGGCCCAGGCACCGTCGCAGGCCGCCGATGCCGCCCTGCCGGGCGACACGCAGCAGGATGCACCGGACGGGCAGCAGGCCATGGACATCATCTGGCAGACACGCGGGCAGGAACTGTCGGCCCTGGTGGAAGAAACCGACCGCCTGCGCAAGGCCCTGCCGGACATGGTGAAGGCGCTCGACGGCCAGGTGTCCGCCATGCAGCGCGACTACCAGCGCCTGTTCGCCCTGTACCAGCTGAGCCGCAACCACCCCAGCGAAATGGCCGCCATCCGCCGCCAGATGGCGGGCGTGCAGCGCACCCTGCAAGGACGGCTGGCCCCCATGGAGGCCACCGATGCCGCCGTACGCCAGCGCCTGGACGACTTCACCGCGCTGGACAAGGAATTGTCCGAGCATCTGGCCACGGAGCGGTCCAGCGACCTTTCAAAGGATCTGTCCGAATACCTGGCCAAGCTCAACGAGGGCCGCAAGAACCTCACGACGCTGCGCACCCGCCTTGCCCGCGCCCTGGACCCCGGCCACGCCGTCAGCGCAAAGCTGACCCAGGCGCTGGAACAGATCGACGCGCAGTTGCCCACGCTGTGGCGCACCTACTATCTGGTGGCCTCCAGTTCGCTGATGGACCTTGGCGTATGGCTGTCGTTGCCCGCCAACCTGGCCGCCTGGTCGGACACCACCGAGATTCGACTGGCCACCGAGTTCCCGCAGTCCACCCGTGACTGGGGCGCGCTGCTGCTGCGCTTTGCCTTTCTGGCCGTGCCACTGTTCCTGCTGGGCAGGCTGGCATTGCAGCGCGGCTGCCGGTTGCCGGGCGGCTGGGCCGACAGCTGCCGCAATGTGGCCGCGCGCAGCTGGCCGTGGATCGCCGTGGGCATTGCCCTGCACTTCGCCTCATGGACGCGCGGCGGCGAGGTGTACCGGGCCGTGGTGGTGCCCGCGCACCTTCTGCTGCTGTGGGGCGAGCTGACCCTGGTATGGAGCCTGCGCGCCGCCGGTCTTGCCGGTGTGCCGCAGCGCTCGCCCCTGTCGTTGCTGTTCGCACCGGCGGCCATCGGGGTGCTGCTGCTGTTCCTGAACCCGCCCGCCGTGCTGCTGGCCCCGCTGTGGGCGCTGTGCATGGTGGCGGTGCTGGCCGTGCGCGCCCGGCGCGGCAGGCCCCGTGTGCTGCCCCTGCTGGAAAAGGTGCTGCTGGCCTGCGAACCCGCGCTGTGCATCATTTCGCTGCTGGCGGCGGTGTTCGGCTGGGCGCGGCTGGCCATCCCGTTCTTCCTGGTGGGGCTGGCCGTGGCCGTGGCCCTGCAACTGGGGGCGGTGCTGGTGGCCCTTGTGACCCTGCTGGCGGAACGCCTGCCGGAAAAGGGCATGCGCGCCCTGCTGCGCGGCCTGGTGCTGGGCCTTGGCGCCCCCGCCATGTGGGTGGTGGCCGCCGCCACCCTGCTGCCGTGGCTGTCCGCCTTCCCCGGCGGCCCGTACATGATGCGCCAGGCGCTGGAACTGAACGTCAACGTGGGGTCGGTGTCGTTCAACTCGTTGCGGGTGCTGGGTCTGGTGCTGCTGTTCTACCTTACCCGCTCGGCCATCGCCGTGGGCACGTCGTTCCTCGACAACCTGCCCGCGCGCCTGCCCCGCGTGGAGCGCGGGGTGATCCCGCCGTTGCAGACCGGGCTGACCTATGCCCTGTGGGCGCTGTTCGGCCTGGTGGTGCTGAACGCCCTGGGCGTCAGCCTGACCAGCCTCACGGTCATCGCCGGTGGCCTCAGCGTTGGGCTGGGCTTCGGGTTGCAGACCATCTTCAACAACTTCTTCAGCGGGCTGATCCTCATTTTCGGGCGCTCGCTGCTGGAGGGCGACATCATCCAGATCGGCGAGACGTGGGGCACGGTGCGCAAGATCAGCATCCGCTCCACCACCGTCGAAACCTTCGACAACGCCGTGATCTTCGTGCCCAACTCCGAATTCGTGTCCAACCGGCTCACCAACTGGACCCGCAACAGCATGCGCATGCGCCGCGACATCGCCATCGGCGTGGCCTACGGATCGGACATCGACAAGGTGACCGACCTGCTGAAGCAGGCGGCGGCGGACCATCCGCGGGTGATGCAAGACCCCGCGCCCAACGTGCTGTTCCAGGACTTCGGGCCCAGCAGCCTCGACTTCGTGCTGCGGGTATGGGTGGACGACCTGAACCACGGCGCGTCCACTGCGTCCGACCTGCGCCGGACCATCGATCGCCTGTTCCGAGAGAACGCCATCGAGATATCCTTCCCGCAGATGGACGTGCACGTGCGCGCCATCGAAGGGCTGCCCTCGCTGGCGGCTGCCCCGGCACCCGCCGAACCCGGCACCAGTACCCGCAATGACGTTGCGTGA
- a CDS encoding peptidase: MTPALPPAALVPVPDPIPGPWGWFQALLLLTFVVHLLFMNVVLGTGVITLFRSLRTPFSPNDQINVDIRETAAWVPRAMALAVNFGVPPLLFLQVLYGQFIYPSSILMAVWWLGIVGFVMMAYYGFYLYGLGHAVLGPRRTLVAGISVALLLVNAFVLTNNATLMLDPARWTGYAASPGGTLLNWGEPSLVPRYLHMVVGAVAVGGLFIAGRARLLKKAGGPVASGPHGPQDWELRITEGLKWFTHATYAQVVLGTWFLLSLPGPMTRLFMGGHGLATGAFVLGLAGTVLALVAARQRRVWLATGATVGVMFLMAAMRAVLRDAWLAPHLNASMAQAAATPVVPPMVGQDGAAALFVVSLVAGIAAVWWLVVIARRSGKEA; the protein is encoded by the coding sequence ATGACTCCGGCTTTGCCGCCCGCCGCGCTGGTGCCCGTGCCCGACCCCATACCGGGGCCGTGGGGATGGTTCCAGGCGCTTCTTCTGCTCACTTTCGTGGTGCACCTGCTGTTCATGAACGTGGTGCTGGGCACGGGTGTGATAACCCTGTTCCGCTCGCTGCGCACGCCGTTCTCGCCCAACGACCAGATCAACGTGGACATCCGCGAGACGGCGGCCTGGGTGCCGCGCGCCATGGCCCTGGCCGTGAACTTCGGGGTGCCGCCGCTGCTGTTCCTGCAGGTGCTGTACGGGCAGTTCATCTACCCCAGCTCCATCCTGATGGCCGTGTGGTGGCTGGGGATCGTGGGCTTCGTGATGATGGCCTACTACGGCTTCTATCTGTACGGGCTGGGGCACGCCGTGCTCGGCCCGCGCCGCACCCTGGTGGCGGGCATCAGCGTGGCGCTGCTGCTGGTCAACGCCTTCGTGCTCACCAACAACGCCACCCTGATGCTGGACCCGGCCCGCTGGACCGGCTACGCCGCCTCGCCGGGCGGCACCCTGCTGAACTGGGGCGAACCTTCGCTCGTGCCGCGCTACCTGCACATGGTGGTGGGCGCGGTGGCCGTGGGCGGGTTGTTCATTGCCGGGCGCGCCCGGTTGCTCAAAAAGGCTGGCGGCCCGGTGGCCTCCGGCCCGCATGGGCCGCAGGACTGGGAGCTGCGCATCACCGAGGGCCTCAAGTGGTTCACCCACGCCACCTACGCCCAGGTCGTGCTGGGCACGTGGTTTCTGCTCAGCCTGCCCGGCCCCATGACGCGCCTGTTCATGGGCGGACACGGGCTGGCCACCGGCGCCTTCGTGCTGGGGCTGGCGGGCACGGTGCTGGCCCTTGTGGCCGCACGGCAGCGCCGGGTGTGGCTGGCCACCGGGGCCACGGTGGGCGTCATGTTCCTGATGGCGGCCATGCGCGCCGTGCTGCGCGACGCGTGGCTGGCCCCGCACCTGAACGCCTCCATGGCCCAGGCGGCGGCGACCCCCGTGGTCCCCCCGATGGTGGGGCAGGACGGCGCTGCGGCGCTGTTCGTGGTGTCGCTGGTGGCGGGCATAGCCGCCGTATGGTGGCTGGTGGTCATCGCCCGCCGCAGCGGAAAGGAGGCGTAG
- the fliW gene encoding flagellar assembly protein FliW: protein MARQNERVIQTRLGRQSVALDKVLYFPRGLMGFEDKHEFTLLQLREGAPFLILQSMDDPRLGLLVGDPYSFIEDYPIRIGDAEQKLLRLRTIRQVAVLVTVSIPPGHPEKTALNLTGPILINHEARLGLQVPQTDGRFPSQYYLHEQGKCPAERGQDADGGTAGAGTGNGEGPES, encoded by the coding sequence ATGGCACGACAGAACGAAAGAGTGATCCAGACCCGGCTTGGCCGCCAGAGTGTGGCGCTGGACAAGGTGCTGTATTTTCCCCGGGGCCTCATGGGCTTCGAGGACAAGCACGAGTTCACGCTGCTGCAACTGCGCGAGGGCGCGCCCTTCCTCATCCTGCAAAGCATGGACGACCCGCGTCTGGGCTTGCTGGTGGGCGACCCGTACAGCTTCATCGAGGACTACCCCATCCGCATCGGCGATGCGGAGCAGAAGCTGTTGCGGCTGCGCACCATCCGGCAGGTGGCCGTGCTGGTCACCGTGTCCATTCCGCCGGGGCACCCCGAAAAGACGGCGCTGAACCTTACCGGTCCCATCCTGATCAACCACGAGGCCCGACTGGGCCTGCAGGTGCCCCAGACCGACGGGCGCTTTCCCTCGCAGTACTACCTGCACGAGCAGGGCAAGTGCCCGGCGGAACGTGGGCAGGACGCGGATGGGGGGACGGCGGGAGCCGGGACCGGGAACGGCGAAGGACCGGAATCCTGA
- the csrA gene encoding carbon storage regulator CsrA encodes MLILTRRPGESLYLGDNIRITILGMQGKQVKIGLDVPGDMVVYREEVYRRVMEENRMALETSNADLLAATQIWHDRTKE; translated from the coding sequence ATGCTCATACTTACACGCCGGCCGGGCGAAAGCCTGTACCTTGGCGACAACATTCGCATCACCATCCTTGGCATGCAGGGAAAGCAGGTCAAGATCGGGCTCGACGTACCCGGCGACATGGTCGTGTACCGAGAGGAAGTCTACCGGCGCGTCATGGAGGAAAACCGCATGGCGCTCGAAACCAGCAACGCTGACCTGCTCGCGGCGACACAGATATGGCACGACAGAACGAAAGAGTGA
- the flgL gene encoding flagellar hook-associated protein FlgL gives MAGRVTQRTMFDNYISNMNYALSNLMESNMQASSQKQVNRPSDDPVGMARILNYRASLATNEQYQKNVGQAESWLSLADKTLTQVSTVLTRIKALAEQAATGTVSPENRKEISYEMRELYGQLINLANTENEGRHIFAGHKIESAAYVAGLAVTANDPALSNTSFTVDGGASNTIVFQFLESGTIGTDALDYRYSEDGGTTWKTGTLASNAAPVMLGGARLTMSPGAAVTAVDTGNDHEAGNGTWLYIRPTAIYKGDDMNSSGLTAERYGAANIAATADGSFSRDVMVRIDQSGTLSGAISYSYSMDGGSSWVPATASGTGGPVSLLVPGGFLTLASNGGNALAAGDQFVIRPHRASLEYEISPGEYMSVNNVGKDIFGGLYQAPGQSSPTAVYGGDGRNLFEVMGRLIAFTETNSQTGIQQALDELGTASKVILTAAARVGGKENRLDVVQGILESQEDDQTMRMSSIEDVDVAKLMTQLAQQQLTYNSVLKSSSMIMQMNLTNFL, from the coding sequence ATGGCAGGACGCGTTACGCAGCGAACCATGTTCGACAATTACATTTCGAACATGAACTATGCGCTGTCCAACCTCATGGAATCGAACATGCAGGCGTCCAGCCAGAAGCAGGTCAACCGCCCGTCGGACGATCCCGTGGGCATGGCCCGCATCCTGAACTATCGCGCCTCGCTGGCCACCAACGAGCAGTACCAGAAGAACGTGGGCCAGGCCGAAAGCTGGCTGAGCCTCGCGGACAAGACGCTGACCCAGGTGAGCACCGTGCTCACCCGCATCAAGGCCCTGGCGGAACAGGCCGCAACCGGCACGGTCAGCCCAGAGAACCGCAAGGAAATCAGCTACGAAATGCGCGAGCTGTACGGGCAGCTCATCAACCTGGCCAACACCGAAAACGAAGGCCGCCACATTTTCGCCGGGCACAAGATCGAGAGCGCCGCCTATGTTGCCGGGCTTGCCGTCACCGCCAACGACCCCGCACTGTCGAACACCTCGTTCACGGTGGACGGCGGGGCCAGCAACACCATCGTGTTCCAGTTCCTGGAAAGCGGCACCATCGGCACCGACGCGCTGGACTACCGCTATTCCGAAGACGGCGGCACCACCTGGAAGACCGGCACCCTGGCCTCCAACGCCGCGCCGGTGATGCTGGGCGGGGCGCGCCTGACCATGTCTCCGGGCGCTGCGGTGACCGCCGTGGATACCGGCAACGACCACGAGGCGGGCAACGGCACCTGGCTGTACATTCGGCCCACGGCCATCTACAAGGGCGACGACATGAACTCTTCCGGCCTCACGGCCGAGAGGTACGGCGCCGCCAACATAGCGGCCACGGCCGATGGTTCGTTCTCGCGCGACGTCATGGTGCGCATCGACCAGTCGGGCACGCTGTCCGGCGCCATCAGCTATTCGTACAGCATGGACGGCGGCTCAAGCTGGGTGCCCGCCACCGCGTCCGGCACGGGCGGGCCCGTTTCGCTGCTGGTGCCCGGCGGCTTCCTGACGCTGGCCTCCAACGGGGGCAACGCGCTGGCGGCGGGCGACCAGTTCGTCATCAGGCCGCACCGCGCCTCGCTGGAATACGAGATTTCGCCCGGCGAATACATGTCGGTGAACAACGTGGGCAAGGACATCTTCGGCGGCCTGTACCAGGCGCCGGGGCAGTCCAGCCCCACGGCGGTGTACGGCGGCGACGGGCGCAACCTGTTCGAGGTGATGGGCAGGCTGATAGCCTTCACAGAAACCAACAGCCAGACCGGCATCCAGCAGGCGCTGGATGAACTGGGCACCGCATCGAAGGTCATCCTGACGGCGGCGGCGCGCGTGGGCGGCAAGGAAAACCGGCTCGACGTGGTGCAGGGCATCCTGGAGTCGCAGGAAGACGACCAGACCATGCGCATGAGCAGCATAGAGGACGTGGACGTGGCCAAGCTGATGACGCAGCTCGCGCAGCAGCAACTGACCTACAACAGCGTGCTCAAGTCGTCCTCCATGATCATGCAGATGAATCTCACGAACTTCCTGTAA